In a single window of the Luteibacter rhizovicinus DSM 16549 genome:
- a CDS encoding 3-hydroxyacyl-CoA dehydrogenase NAD-binding domain-containing protein, producing the protein MFEGLRFKHWKTNVGDDGIVVLTFDREGASANALSREALDELDTIVERLAIENPRGVVIHSAKPSGFAVGADIREFVEYAQTGTVLANIENGQRVFENLARLSCPTVAAIHGACMGGGTELALACRQRIAVDDDATKIGLPEVMLGIHPGWGGTARLPRLIGAPDALPAMLTGKPFNARRAKAVGLVDRLARADELLAEARHLIKRPHQRPFAQRAKAWATNTLPARAILAPMVRKQTAAKVRKEHYPAPFALIDTWARGGSSIQQRLKLEAKSVAKLATTPTARNLIRIFFLQERLKGLGGGTDHGIKHVHVVGAGTMGGDIAAWSALKGFDVTLQDRELRFIEPAIKRARTLFEKKLKASAKVDAAVGRLRADVDGKGVAEADLAIEAIFENPEAKHALYAAIEPQFQADEILASNTSSIPLDELRQGLKAPQRFLGLHFFNPVAQMPLVEVVRHDALDPAIEKRALAFCKAIGKLPVPVKGTPGFLVNRILMPYLMEAMRLYNEGVPGPVLDREAKKFGMPMGPIELADTVGLDVCASVGKELAPFLGLEIPHGLEEKIAANKRGKKDGEGLYVWKEGKADKPDVDPDYVPPADIQDRMILPMVNEAIACLAEGVVDDADLLDAGVIFGTGFAPFRGGPIQYVRTEGVAAVRERLAKLEAKHGVRFAKKEGWDNPELTLSPA; encoded by the coding sequence ATGTTCGAAGGACTCCGATTCAAGCACTGGAAGACCAACGTGGGCGACGACGGTATCGTCGTGCTCACTTTCGACCGCGAGGGCGCGAGCGCCAACGCGCTGTCGCGAGAGGCCCTCGATGAACTCGACACGATCGTCGAGCGCCTGGCCATTGAAAACCCGCGAGGGGTCGTCATTCACTCCGCCAAGCCTTCGGGCTTTGCCGTCGGCGCCGATATTCGAGAATTCGTCGAGTACGCGCAGACCGGCACGGTGCTCGCCAACATCGAGAACGGCCAGCGGGTCTTCGAGAACCTCGCCCGACTGTCCTGCCCGACGGTAGCCGCGATCCACGGCGCCTGCATGGGCGGCGGCACCGAACTCGCCCTTGCTTGTCGCCAACGCATCGCCGTGGACGACGATGCCACGAAGATCGGCCTGCCCGAGGTCATGCTCGGCATCCATCCGGGCTGGGGCGGCACCGCTCGCCTGCCGCGCCTGATCGGCGCGCCTGACGCGTTGCCAGCCATGCTCACCGGCAAGCCGTTCAACGCGCGTCGGGCCAAGGCTGTCGGCCTGGTCGACCGACTGGCACGCGCGGACGAACTGCTCGCCGAAGCCCGCCACCTGATCAAGCGCCCTCACCAGCGTCCTTTCGCGCAGCGCGCGAAGGCCTGGGCCACTAACACCCTGCCGGCGCGCGCGATCCTCGCCCCCATGGTGCGCAAGCAGACCGCGGCCAAGGTGCGCAAGGAACACTACCCCGCTCCATTCGCCCTGATCGATACCTGGGCGCGCGGCGGCTCCAGCATCCAGCAACGGCTCAAACTCGAAGCGAAGTCGGTGGCGAAGCTGGCCACCACGCCGACGGCACGCAACCTCATTCGTATTTTCTTCCTGCAGGAACGCCTGAAAGGCCTCGGCGGCGGCACCGACCACGGCATCAAGCACGTGCATGTCGTCGGCGCGGGCACCATGGGGGGCGACATCGCCGCGTGGTCCGCTCTCAAGGGCTTCGACGTGACCTTGCAGGACCGCGAACTGCGCTTTATCGAACCCGCGATCAAACGTGCCCGCACGTTGTTCGAAAAGAAGCTCAAGGCGTCAGCCAAGGTCGATGCTGCCGTGGGTCGCCTGCGCGCGGACGTCGACGGCAAGGGCGTTGCCGAGGCGGACCTCGCGATCGAAGCGATCTTCGAGAATCCGGAAGCCAAGCACGCGCTGTACGCAGCCATCGAGCCGCAGTTCCAGGCGGACGAGATCCTCGCCAGCAACACGTCCTCGATTCCGCTCGATGAACTGCGTCAGGGCCTGAAAGCGCCGCAGCGATTCCTCGGCCTGCACTTCTTCAATCCCGTGGCGCAAATGCCGCTGGTCGAGGTCGTGCGTCACGACGCGCTCGACCCAGCCATCGAGAAGCGCGCCCTCGCGTTCTGCAAGGCCATCGGCAAGCTGCCAGTGCCGGTGAAGGGCACGCCGGGCTTCCTGGTCAACCGCATCCTCATGCCGTACCTGATGGAAGCGATGCGCCTCTACAACGAAGGCGTGCCGGGTCCGGTGCTCGATCGCGAAGCAAAGAAGTTCGGCATGCCGATGGGCCCGATCGAACTGGCCGATACCGTCGGCCTCGACGTATGCGCTTCGGTCGGCAAGGAGCTCGCGCCGTTCCTCGGCCTGGAGATCCCGCACGGCCTGGAAGAAAAGATCGCCGCGAACAAGCGCGGCAAGAAGGATGGCGAAGGCCTGTACGTGTGGAAGGAAGGCAAGGCGGACAAGCCCGACGTGGATCCCGACTATGTGCCGCCGGCCGACATCCAGGACCGCATGATCCTGCCGATGGTCAACGAAGCGATCGCCTGCCTTGCCGAAGGCGTGGTCGACGATGCCGACCTGCTCGACGCAGGCGTGATCTTCGGTACCGGCTTCGCACCGTTCCGCGGCGGCCCGATCCAGTACGTGCGCACGGAAGGCGTCGCCGCCGTGCGTGAGCGCCTGGCGAAGCTGGAAGCGAAGCACGGTGTGCGCTTCGCGAAGAAGGAAGGCTGGGACAACCCGGAACTGACGTTGTCCCCGGCGTAG
- a CDS encoding bifunctional diguanylate cyclase/phosphodiesterase, with the protein MSAHMSGAVPSGVLIFTPRRDVRRAVFDALDADGDFVLLSARDAAQLEALLADAPPLHVAVIGADGTADMAQGLRILRGSAAYSQLPVVYVVGEAPGVAPDDSADWLRENAIAAELAQRVRAAIGSDTPVVPSEPSGLDYRFAFEAGAAWVVASTPEGCVIESGGAMNRLMSGDGPVHGRLLTDLFTMEGGLAWPVPDGDGMSCTLRRLDGSDIAGEIDVRHLVDRGAHRIAVAFRDLRAVEMAGRALSLLSVLDACPSDDEGMGEAGAMLADALELDVVAVWSALPESEFGPEVLTRIWNGPGLVEWPDAADLPLLKTCLGGETLSHLGAASGAPVADPLVDSLGLRSYAFLPLLDERRNVLGALLAGRRRSASDGRVLEPALRAAAARFASALELRRAREQGRARGLVDMLTALPNRLLFNDRLDTTIREAERTGECFATLLVDLDRFKSINDTLGHAVGDQVLTAVAKRLRASVRASDTVARYAGDEFTMILRHIIKRDDVLRIAEKVVQAMEIPLGLDDGSELQATVSVGISFFPDDATEGELLLRHADEAMYGAKSLGRNNYQIYAANTDASQQQHVALKARLRHAVKNDELRVFYQPQVNAVTEDIVGMEALVRWEHPELGMISPAFFIPLAEASGLIVPIGEWVLRTACAQAKAWEDTYGLGLRLGVNLSAVQLMQQNLAEVVTTALSDTGLDPNCLELEVTESISVKTVPHLVETLDALHAMGCHIAIDDFGTGAASLDYLRRLPADRIKIDQSFVRNIGVDPDDEAIVRATIDMAHRLKRGVVAEGVEIEQHLQFLRANGCDELQGYLFCRPLPVVAFDKLLAERERVITEGRAPVTA; encoded by the coding sequence TTGAGCGCGCACATGTCGGGTGCGGTGCCCAGCGGCGTACTGATCTTCACACCACGCCGCGACGTGCGTCGCGCGGTGTTCGACGCGCTCGACGCGGACGGCGATTTCGTCCTGCTGAGTGCCCGCGATGCGGCGCAGCTCGAAGCCTTGCTGGCCGACGCGCCACCACTGCACGTGGCCGTGATCGGTGCGGATGGCACGGCGGACATGGCTCAGGGTCTGCGCATCCTTCGTGGTTCCGCCGCCTATTCGCAGTTGCCCGTGGTCTACGTCGTTGGCGAGGCACCCGGGGTGGCCCCGGACGACAGTGCCGACTGGTTGCGCGAAAACGCTATCGCGGCCGAGCTGGCTCAGCGCGTGCGCGCGGCGATCGGTAGCGACACGCCCGTCGTTCCGAGCGAGCCGAGTGGGCTGGACTATCGCTTCGCGTTCGAGGCAGGTGCCGCCTGGGTGGTCGCGTCCACGCCCGAGGGCTGCGTCATCGAGAGCGGCGGCGCCATGAATCGACTGATGAGTGGCGACGGTCCCGTCCATGGTCGGTTGCTCACCGACCTGTTCACGATGGAGGGAGGCTTGGCCTGGCCGGTCCCCGATGGGGACGGCATGTCGTGTACCTTGCGTCGGCTCGACGGCAGCGACATCGCCGGTGAGATCGATGTGCGCCACCTCGTCGATCGCGGCGCCCATCGCATCGCCGTCGCCTTCCGCGACCTTCGGGCCGTCGAGATGGCAGGTCGGGCGTTGTCCTTGCTGTCCGTCCTCGACGCCTGTCCCAGCGACGATGAGGGTATGGGCGAGGCGGGGGCCATGCTGGCCGACGCGCTGGAACTCGACGTGGTCGCCGTCTGGTCGGCCCTGCCGGAGAGCGAGTTCGGGCCGGAAGTGCTGACGCGCATCTGGAACGGTCCGGGCCTGGTCGAGTGGCCCGACGCGGCCGATCTGCCGTTGCTGAAAACCTGCCTGGGTGGCGAGACGCTTTCGCACCTTGGCGCCGCCTCCGGCGCACCGGTGGCGGATCCCCTGGTCGATTCGCTCGGCTTGCGCTCCTATGCGTTCCTGCCCCTGCTCGACGAGCGCCGCAACGTGCTCGGCGCATTGCTGGCGGGGCGCCGCCGCTCCGCCAGCGATGGCCGCGTGCTCGAGCCGGCCTTGCGTGCGGCGGCGGCACGCTTCGCCTCGGCGCTGGAACTGCGGCGCGCACGCGAGCAAGGCCGCGCGCGGGGTCTCGTGGACATGCTTACCGCGTTGCCCAATCGCCTGCTGTTCAACGATCGCCTGGATACGACGATCCGGGAAGCCGAGCGGACGGGCGAATGCTTCGCGACCTTGCTGGTCGACCTCGATCGCTTCAAGAGCATCAACGACACGCTCGGTCATGCCGTGGGCGACCAGGTGCTGACCGCGGTGGCGAAGCGGCTTCGCGCCAGCGTCCGTGCTTCCGACACGGTCGCCCGTTACGCCGGTGACGAGTTCACGATGATCCTGCGTCACATCATCAAGCGCGACGACGTGCTGCGCATTGCCGAGAAAGTGGTCCAGGCCATGGAGATTCCGCTCGGTCTCGACGACGGTTCGGAACTGCAGGCCACGGTCTCGGTCGGCATTTCCTTCTTCCCCGACGATGCGACGGAAGGCGAGCTGTTGCTCCGGCATGCGGACGAAGCCATGTACGGTGCGAAGAGCCTCGGCCGGAACAACTACCAGATCTACGCGGCCAACACGGACGCGTCGCAGCAGCAGCACGTAGCCTTGAAGGCGCGCCTGCGCCACGCGGTGAAGAACGACGAGCTGCGGGTGTTCTACCAGCCCCAGGTCAACGCGGTCACCGAAGACATCGTCGGCATGGAAGCGCTGGTGCGCTGGGAACACCCCGAGCTGGGCATGATCAGCCCGGCGTTCTTCATCCCGCTGGCCGAGGCCAGCGGCCTGATCGTGCCGATCGGGGAGTGGGTGCTGCGTACCGCCTGCGCCCAGGCCAAGGCCTGGGAAGACACCTACGGCCTGGGCTTGCGCCTGGGCGTGAACCTTTCGGCGGTGCAGCTCATGCAGCAGAACCTTGCCGAAGTCGTGACCACCGCCCTGTCCGACACCGGCCTCGACCCCAACTGCCTCGAACTCGAAGTCACTGAGAGCATTAGCGTGAAGACCGTGCCGCACCTGGTCGAGACGCTCGATGCCTTGCACGCCATGGGTTGCCACATCGCTATCGACGATTTTGGCACCGGCGCGGCCTCCCTCGATTACCTTCGCCGGCTGCCGGCCGACCGGATCAAGATCGACCAGAGCTTTGTGCGCAACATCGGCGTGGACCCCGACGACGAAGCCATCGTCCGGGCGACGATCGACATGGCCCACCGGCTCAAGCGCGGCGTGGTGGCCGAAGGCGTGGAAATCGAGCAGCACCTGCAGTTCCTCCGGGCGAACGGCTGCGACGAGCTGCAGGGCTACCTGTTCTGCCGCCCGCTGCCGGTGGTGGCTTTCGACAAGCTGCTGGCCGAGCGCGAGCGCGTGATTACCGAGGGCAGGGCGCCTGTCACCGCCTGA
- the rpoE gene encoding RNA polymerase sigma factor RpoE, with product MGENELDQALVERVQQGDRRAFDLLVRKYRHKVIALISRYVHDWTECEDIAQEAFVRAWRALGSFRGESAFYTWLYKIAVNTAKNHLVAMGRRPPTGDIDVDDAVYVPGATRMHDSATPERELMREQVEQTVFSTVQALPEELRVAITLREVDGKSYDEIAAIMNCPIGTVRSRIFRAREAIDEKLRPLLSDREDHNP from the coding sequence ATGGGCGAAAACGAACTGGATCAAGCACTTGTCGAGCGTGTGCAGCAAGGAGATCGCCGCGCGTTCGACCTGCTTGTGCGGAAGTACCGGCACAAGGTGATCGCGTTGATCTCGCGCTATGTGCACGACTGGACCGAATGCGAGGACATCGCCCAGGAAGCCTTTGTGCGCGCCTGGCGCGCCCTCGGGTCGTTCCGCGGCGAAAGCGCTTTCTACACCTGGCTTTACAAGATCGCCGTGAATACGGCGAAAAACCACCTGGTGGCGATGGGCCGACGCCCACCCACCGGGGATATCGATGTGGACGACGCGGTTTACGTGCCCGGCGCCACGCGCATGCACGACAGCGCCACCCCGGAACGCGAGTTGATGCGGGAACAGGTGGAACAAACCGTATTTTCCACTGTCCAAGCCCTACCTGAAGAGCTTCGGGTCGCGATTACCCTACGCGAGGTGGACGGCAAGAGTTACGACGAAATCGCCGCCATCATGAACTGTCCTATCGGCACGGTTCGATCGCGTATCTTCAGGGCTCGTGAAGCCATCGACGAAAAACTGCGGCCGCTTCTTTCCGACCGCGAGGATCACAATCCATGA
- a CDS encoding sigma-E factor negative regulatory protein has protein sequence MSEANREILSAGMDGELSREEIRFLLRRLEADQGLADVWSRYHAGREGLRGEAMPPVSHDFVDRVMAAIEAEGNASVVAGVAPRRRWLHWSAGGAIAASVAVAALMLSQPAGNRSGAPEIAHEVPVAGDIQVAEATPEPAAAPVAPQWLAGSNMASQFTQKAAFDSSSEGGVTYLPRSTPYQIHRARAADAPEGNGYMLLTRPDGSRYVQPVTAPQAR, from the coding sequence ATGAGTGAAGCCAATCGTGAAATTCTCTCCGCCGGCATGGACGGAGAGCTGTCGCGGGAGGAAATCCGCTTCCTGTTGCGTCGTCTGGAGGCCGATCAGGGTCTCGCCGACGTCTGGTCGCGATATCACGCAGGTCGTGAAGGGCTGCGCGGTGAAGCGATGCCGCCGGTTTCGCATGACTTCGTCGATCGGGTCATGGCGGCCATCGAGGCTGAAGGCAATGCGTCGGTGGTTGCCGGCGTCGCACCGCGTCGTCGTTGGCTGCACTGGTCGGCGGGTGGTGCCATCGCTGCCAGCGTGGCCGTCGCCGCGCTGATGCTCTCGCAGCCGGCAGGTAATCGCTCCGGCGCACCCGAGATCGCTCACGAGGTGCCGGTCGCCGGCGATATCCAGGTGGCCGAGGCCACGCCGGAACCTGCGGCCGCCCCGGTGGCGCCGCAGTGGCTCGCCGGTAGCAACATGGCGTCCCAGTTCACCCAGAAGGCGGCATTCGACAGTTCGAGCGAGGGTGGTGTGACCTATCTTCCCCGTTCCACGCCGTACCAGATTCATCGTGCCCGGGCCGCGGATGCCCCGGAAGGCAATGGCTACATGCTGCTGACCCGTCCCGACGGCAGCCGTTATGTGCAGCCGGTCACGGCGCCGCAGGCTCGCTGA
- a CDS encoding Do family serine endopeptidase translates to MNSRALLGGALVLATAGAQAQSLPDFTTVVEKNAPAVVHVEARTTGAHKKAKGGRAGQDDQEELLRRFFGMPGAPVQPPEQTSLGSGFIISADGYILTNDHVVDDADEVKIRLQDRRTFTARVVGKDPQYDIALLKVDASALPAVTIGDSRSVKRGQWALAIGSPFGLDATVTHGIISAVGRNLGSSDQPYTSFIQTDVPINRGNSGGPLFNLQGQVIGVNSQIYSTSGGYQGLSFSIPIDVAMNVVQQIKEKGYVSRGMLGVTVQPVDPFVKNLALPDSNGALVAQVTPGSGADKAGLKQGDVILSFNGTPVTQAPDLPPLVAITRPGSTARVEFLRDHKKQSVEVKVGELPRDKAALASAAQGEDGAGGGSAAALGLAVQDIDASTRSELGLKAGEGVVVSKVSGPAAANTGLRPGDVILMVNQKRVGSAAAFRDAARSIASGDTAMLLVRREDSTRFVGVTVPSDR, encoded by the coding sequence TTGAATTCACGCGCTCTGCTGGGCGGCGCACTGGTCCTGGCGACGGCGGGCGCGCAAGCGCAGAGCCTGCCCGATTTCACCACCGTCGTGGAGAAGAACGCCCCGGCGGTCGTCCATGTCGAGGCCAGGACGACAGGCGCCCACAAAAAGGCGAAAGGCGGCCGTGCCGGGCAGGACGATCAGGAGGAGCTGTTGCGCCGCTTCTTCGGCATGCCGGGGGCACCCGTGCAGCCACCCGAGCAGACCTCGCTGGGCTCCGGCTTCATCATCTCCGCCGATGGCTACATCCTCACCAACGATCATGTCGTCGACGACGCCGATGAGGTCAAGATTCGCCTGCAGGACCGTCGAACGTTCACGGCCCGGGTGGTTGGCAAGGATCCGCAGTACGACATCGCCCTGCTCAAGGTCGATGCCAGTGCCTTGCCCGCCGTCACCATCGGCGACTCGCGCAGTGTGAAGCGCGGCCAGTGGGCCCTGGCGATCGGCTCTCCCTTCGGCCTCGACGCCACCGTGACCCACGGCATCATCAGTGCAGTCGGGCGAAACCTGGGCAGTAGCGACCAGCCCTACACCTCGTTCATCCAGACCGATGTCCCGATCAACCGGGGCAATTCCGGTGGTCCGTTGTTCAACCTGCAGGGTCAGGTGATCGGCGTGAACTCGCAGATCTACTCCACCTCCGGTGGCTACCAGGGCTTGTCGTTCTCGATCCCCATCGACGTGGCGATGAACGTCGTCCAGCAGATCAAGGAGAAGGGGTATGTCTCGCGTGGCATGCTGGGCGTGACCGTGCAGCCCGTGGACCCCTTCGTGAAGAACCTCGCGCTGCCCGATTCCAACGGCGCGCTCGTCGCCCAGGTCACCCCGGGCAGTGGCGCCGACAAGGCCGGTTTGAAGCAGGGCGACGTGATCCTGTCTTTCAACGGCACGCCAGTCACCCAGGCCCCGGACCTTCCGCCACTGGTGGCCATCACCCGGCCCGGTTCAACGGCCAGGGTGGAATTCCTCCGCGACCACAAGAAGCAGTCGGTCGAGGTCAAGGTCGGTGAATTGCCACGCGACAAGGCGGCGCTGGCCTCGGCTGCACAAGGCGAGGATGGGGCAGGTGGCGGATCGGCCGCTGCCCTGGGCCTTGCCGTGCAGGATATCGACGCGTCGACACGGTCGGAACTCGGCCTCAAGGCCGGCGAAGGCGTGGTGGTCAGCAAGGTGTCGGGTCCGGCCGCAGCGAATACCGGACTGCGGCCTGGGGACGTCATCCTCATGGTCAACCAGAAACGGGTCGGCAGCGCCGCGGCGTTCCGGGACGCCGCCAGGAGCATCGCGTCCGGCGATACCGCGATGCTTTTGGTCCGTCGAGAGGACTCCACGCGATTCGTCGGTGTTACGGTCCCCAGCGATCGCTGA
- the lepA gene encoding translation elongation factor 4, with product MELIRNFSIIAHIDHGKSTLADRIIQLCGGLTEREMEAQVLDNNPIERERGITIKAQSVSLPYTARDGKTYQLNFIDTPGHVDFSYEVSRSLSACEGALLVVDAAQGVEAQSVANCYTAIEQGLEVIPVINKIDLPTADVEKAKAEIEAVIGLDATDAIPVSAKTGQNVIEVLEAIIHRIPAPKAGNTDKLQALIIDSWFDNYLGVVSLVRVMQGEIRPGDKILVMSTGRTHLVDDVGVFTPKRKKLDRLGAGEVGWINASIKDVHGAPVGDTLTHSGKPASEPLAGFQVMKPRVFAGLFPVSADDYPALREALDKLRLNDAAMFFEPESSEAMGFGFRCGFLGMLHMEIVQERLEREYDLNLITTAPTVVYEVAKTDGTVLQMDNPAKLPPPQQIVEIREPIIVATILTPGDYVGNVIKLCEEKRGVQRSIQYLATQVQVTYELPLAEVVLDFFDRLKSVSRGYASMDYHLERFDPGPFVRVDILINGDRVDALSLIVHRSHADRRGRELVERMKDLIPRQQFDVAIQAAVGAAVIARSTVKALRKNVLAKCYGGDVSRKKKLLEKQKEGKKRMKQVGSVEIPQEAFLAVLRQDK from the coding sequence ATGGAACTTATCCGCAACTTCTCCATCATTGCCCATATCGACCACGGCAAGTCGACCCTGGCCGACCGTATCATTCAGTTGTGCGGGGGTCTGACCGAGCGCGAAATGGAAGCGCAGGTCCTCGACAACAATCCGATCGAGCGTGAGCGCGGCATCACCATCAAGGCGCAGTCGGTCTCGCTGCCGTACACGGCGCGCGACGGCAAGACCTACCAGCTCAATTTCATCGATACCCCGGGGCATGTCGACTTCTCCTATGAGGTGAGTCGCTCACTGTCCGCCTGCGAAGGCGCACTGCTGGTGGTCGATGCTGCGCAGGGTGTCGAAGCGCAGTCGGTCGCCAACTGCTATACGGCGATCGAACAGGGCCTGGAGGTCATTCCGGTCATCAACAAAATCGACCTGCCCACGGCGGATGTCGAGAAAGCCAAGGCCGAGATCGAGGCCGTGATCGGCCTGGACGCCACGGACGCGATCCCGGTCAGCGCCAAGACCGGCCAGAACGTCATCGAGGTGCTCGAGGCGATCATTCATCGCATTCCGGCGCCGAAGGCGGGCAACACCGACAAGCTCCAGGCGTTGATCATCGACTCCTGGTTCGACAACTACCTGGGCGTCGTGTCGCTGGTGCGCGTGATGCAGGGCGAGATCCGTCCGGGCGACAAGATCCTGGTCATGTCGACGGGCCGTACGCATCTGGTCGACGACGTCGGCGTGTTCACCCCCAAGCGCAAGAAGCTCGACCGCCTCGGCGCAGGCGAGGTGGGCTGGATCAATGCATCGATCAAGGACGTTCATGGCGCGCCCGTCGGCGACACGCTGACGCATTCGGGCAAGCCCGCATCGGAGCCGCTGGCTGGCTTCCAGGTGATGAAGCCGCGCGTGTTCGCTGGCCTGTTCCCCGTGTCGGCCGACGATTACCCGGCCCTGCGCGAGGCGCTGGACAAGCTGCGCCTCAACGACGCCGCGATGTTCTTCGAGCCGGAAAGCTCCGAGGCGATGGGTTTCGGCTTCCGCTGCGGCTTCCTCGGCATGCTCCACATGGAGATCGTGCAGGAGCGTCTGGAGCGCGAGTACGATCTCAACCTCATTACCACGGCACCGACCGTGGTCTACGAGGTGGCCAAGACGGACGGCACGGTCCTGCAGATGGACAACCCGGCCAAGCTTCCGCCACCGCAGCAGATCGTGGAAATCCGCGAACCGATCATCGTTGCCACCATCCTCACCCCGGGTGACTACGTCGGCAACGTCATCAAGCTGTGCGAAGAGAAGCGCGGCGTGCAGCGCTCCATCCAGTACCTGGCGACCCAGGTGCAGGTGACCTACGAGTTGCCGTTGGCTGAGGTGGTGCTCGACTTCTTCGATCGCCTGAAGTCGGTGTCCCGTGGCTATGCCTCGATGGATTACCACCTCGAGCGGTTCGATCCGGGCCCGTTCGTCCGTGTCGATATCCTGATCAACGGCGATCGCGTGGACGCGCTCAGCCTGATCGTGCATCGTTCGCACGCCGACCGTCGCGGCCGGGAACTTGTCGAGCGGATGAAGGATCTGATCCCTCGCCAGCAGTTCGACGTGGCCATCCAGGCCGCGGTCGGCGCGGCGGTGATCGCGCGATCGACGGTCAAGGCACTGCGCAAGAACGTCCTCGCCAAGTGCTATGGCGGCGACGTCTCGCGAAAGAAGAAGCTTCTCGAAAAGCAGAAGGAAGGCAAGAAGCGCATGAAGCAGGTGGGCAGCGTGGAAATTCCCCAGGAAGCCTTCCTTGCCGTGCTGAGGCAGGACAAGTAA
- the lepB gene encoding signal peptidase I — protein sequence MAAFDFSAILLALTVLLGVVWLFDRLFLVKARRARAEALGAEQPEPWPVDWARSLFPVILVVLLLRSFVAEPFRIPSGSMMPTLDVGDFILVNKFAYGLRMPAFNNKLVENGEPRRGDVVVFRFPGYVCQDESGKTIRSGDITCQDPHAPVPSENWIKRVIGLPGDRIETRGSELYINGERVGADEIGPFKGSMTRVEDRLLMTYGSKLYTEHLGSINHTIALTPAYNMPQDIPNASVPSEVPKGCYIVMGDNRMNSTDSRWWGCMPESNLVGKAFFVWLAWRGPGNGWLDFSRMGKVIH from the coding sequence ATGGCGGCATTTGATTTTTCGGCGATTCTCCTGGCTCTGACCGTCCTGCTCGGCGTGGTCTGGCTGTTCGATCGCCTTTTCCTGGTCAAGGCGCGTCGCGCCCGCGCCGAAGCCTTGGGAGCCGAGCAGCCCGAGCCGTGGCCGGTCGACTGGGCCCGCTCACTGTTTCCGGTGATCCTGGTCGTGCTCCTGCTGCGCTCGTTCGTGGCCGAGCCGTTCCGTATCCCGTCGGGCTCGATGATGCCGACGCTGGATGTGGGCGACTTCATTCTGGTCAACAAATTCGCTTACGGCCTGCGCATGCCGGCTTTCAACAACAAGCTGGTCGAGAACGGCGAGCCCCGTCGTGGCGACGTGGTCGTGTTCCGCTTCCCGGGTTATGTCTGCCAGGACGAAAGCGGCAAGACGATCCGCAGTGGCGACATCACTTGCCAGGATCCGCACGCCCCGGTGCCCAGCGAGAACTGGATCAAGCGGGTGATCGGCCTGCCGGGCGACCGCATCGAAACCCGCGGCAGCGAGCTGTACATCAACGGCGAGCGCGTGGGAGCCGACGAGATCGGTCCGTTCAAGGGCAGCATGACCCGGGTCGAAGATCGCCTGCTGATGACTTATGGCTCCAAGCTCTACACCGAGCACCTGGGCAGCATCAACCACACGATCGCCCTGACTCCGGCCTACAACATGCCGCAGGACATCCCCAATGCGTCGGTGCCGTCGGAAGTGCCCAAGGGCTGCTACATCGTCATGGGCGACAACCGGATGAACAGCACCGACAGCCGCTGGTGGGGCTGCATGCCCGAGTCCAACCTGGTCGGCAAGGCGTTCTTCGTCTGGCTCGCCTGGCGCGGTCCCGGGAATGGCTGGCTCGACTTTTCCAGGATGGGCAAGGTCATCCACTGA
- a CDS encoding DUF4845 domain-containing protein, whose translation MKSRQSGITLIGFVIMLAIVGFFAFMAMKLVPSYIEYMGVVKALNQMSTEGGNEDIEQARRHLAFKMSFQYVDDSTIKPKDVTIQRLGNQANLRVAYDKVVPFIYNIAFLLHFEKSVPLKSAVGQ comes from the coding sequence ATGAAATCCAGGCAGTCGGGTATTACCCTTATCGGGTTCGTCATCATGCTGGCCATCGTTGGCTTCTTCGCCTTCATGGCGATGAAGCTGGTGCCGTCCTATATCGAATACATGGGCGTGGTCAAAGCGCTCAACCAGATGTCGACTGAAGGCGGCAACGAAGACATCGAACAGGCGCGACGCCATCTCGCGTTCAAGATGAGCTTCCAGTACGTCGACGATTCGACGATCAAGCCCAAGGACGTCACCATCCAGCGCCTGGGCAACCAGGCCAACCTGCGCGTCGCTTACGACAAAGTCGTTCCGTTCATCTACAACATCGCCTTCCTGCTCCATTTCGAGAAGTCGGTGCCGCTCAAAAGTGCCGTCGGGCAATGA